In one Lolium rigidum isolate FL_2022 chromosome 3, APGP_CSIRO_Lrig_0.1, whole genome shotgun sequence genomic region, the following are encoded:
- the LOC124702584 gene encoding RNA helicase aquarius-like — MPKVYGTGVFEFRHPRAAEYPLPADAPPAAAPASTGGSMTLLDIQRDRLTCVAAEHWGSPAAAAAAFDADLVKEIYSKELRVVGRGRKTVPLQRVMILEVSQYLENYLWPHFDADHASFEHIMSMILMVNEKFRENVAAWTCFHTRKDAFKGFLWRVLKLKDEDRTISMAEKTNYLLFMINAFQSLEDELVRETILQVVSLKLWHTLSFGRLQMELCLNPELIKKWTKIKRKEAKEAKKAGQPCNPSEMLENKFLRNLIEEFLEILDSKVILSSQDGGEESVFTESLSGQVDDSSVLYCERFMEFLIDMLSQLPTRRFLRPLVADTAVVAKCHLSTLYTHEKGRLFAQLVDLLQFYEGFEINDHSGTQLSDDDVLQAHYSRFQAFQLLAFKQVPKLRDLALCNIGSIHKRADLTKKLLVLSDVELQDLVCNKLKIISEEDPCSGRRDFLIEVLVAFFEKRQSQKEAVNALPLYPNEHIMWDESLVPSINYSGEGCLALPKLNLQFLTLHDYLLRNFNLFRLESTYEIREDIQEAVPHLHAYINNEGDTGFRGWSRMAVPIKEFRITQVKQPNIGEVKPSAVTADVTFSISSYRPQIKSEWDGLKEHDVLFLLSIRPSFEPLSSEEDAKSTVPERLGLQYVRGCEVIEIRDEEGGLMNDYTGRIKRDEWKPPKGEIRTVKIALDTAQYHIDATEVAEKHGENVYGTFNILMRRKPKENNFKAILESIRDLMNETCIVPEWLHNIFLGYGNPSAAQWTNMPDLLETIDFKDTFLDAEHVVQSFPAFQVTFINTDGTENMHPSPPFRIKLSKKMREISHALPGNVNSSDITSKNNMVDDEGSKKEKLRVETYIPADPGPYPQDKPKQNSVRFTPTQIGAIISGIQPGLTMVVGPPGTGKTDTAVQILNVLYHNCPSQRTLIITHSNQALNDLFEKIMQRDVPARYLLRLGQGEQELATDLDFSRQGRVNAMLVRRLELLGEVAKLARSLHLPEDVSYTCENAAYFWLLHVYARWELFLAACAPNKENPTFVKDRFPFSEFFSDTPQPIFTGESFEKDMHAAKGCFKHLSTIFQELEECRAFELLKSTAERANYLMTKQAKIVAMTCTHAALKRRDFLQLGFKYDNLLMEESAQILEIETFIPTLLQRQEDGHARLKRCILIGDHHQLPPVVKNMAFQKYSHMDQSLFTRFVRLGVPYIELNAQGRARPSIAELYNWRYRELGDLPYVREEAIFHKANSGFSFEYQLVDVPDYRGRGESAPSPWFYQNEGEAEYIVSVYIYMRLIGYPANKISILTTYNGQKFLIRDVINRRCKPWNIEPPCKVTTVDKFQGQQNDFILLSLVRTRFVGHLRDVRRLIVAMSRARLGLYVFCRRSLYEQCYELQPTFQLLLRRPDKLALNLEECTPFTERPLGEAGNIHYITDVEDIGHLVNFRLEHLRQMQSMQYFAPHTEAVSNPPETVNGGIVLPNTKEGMEEENGDASAVLNNDKMDEDTAEAKDDMMQEASKMDEGNVEAGDVAIEDKMVEESADEAKDKMVEGSADVVIEDKMVEGSADETKDKKEEEKAAEAKDKMEDGNPMSEDL, encoded by the exons ATGCCGAAGGTCTACGGCACGGGGGTCTTCGAGTTCCGGCACCCCCGCGCCGCCGAGTACCCGCTCCCCGCCGatgcccctccggcggcggcgcccgcCTCCACCGGGGGCTCCATGACGCTCCTCGACATCCAGCGCGACCGCCTCACCTGCGTCGCCGCCGAGCACTGgggctcgccggccgccgccgccgccgccttcgacgCCGACCTCGTCAAGGAGATCTACAGCAAGGAGCTCCGCGTGGTGGGCCGCGGCCGCAAGACCGTCCCGCTCCAGCGCGTCATGATCCTCGAGGTCAGCCAGTACCTCGAGAACTACCTCTGGCCGCACTTCGACGCGGACCACGCGTCCTTCGAGCACATCATGTCCATGATCCTCATGGTCAACGAGAAG TTTCGAGAGAATGTGGCTGCGTGGACATGTTTCCATACCCGGAAGGACGCCTTCAAAGGCTTCCTATGGCGGGTTCTCAAGCTCAAGGATGAG GATAGGACCATTAGTATGGCAGAGAAAACAAATTACCTCTTGTTCATGATAAACGCGTTTCAG AGTTTGGAGGATGAACTTGTCCGGGAAACTATACTCCAGGTAGTAAGCTTAAAGCTGTGGCATACTCTCTCTTTTGGACGGCTTCAG ATGGAACTTTGCCTTAATCCTGAATTAATTAAGAAGTGGACcaaaatcaaaagaaaagaagCAAAGGAAGCAAAAAAGGCAGGCCAACCTTGTAATCCTTCAGAAATGCTTGAGAATAAGTTCCTTAGGAACCTAATTGAAGAATTTTTGGAG ATTCTTGATTCAAAGGTTATATTGTCCAGTCAAGATGGTGGTGAAGAATCTGTCTTTACCGAGTCACTTAGTGGGCAGGTTGATGATTCCAGTGTCTTGTATTGTGAAAGATTCATGGAATTTCTGATTGATATGTTGAGCCAGCTTCCTACGAGAAG ATTTTTAAGGCCTCTAGTCGCTGATACCGCTGTTGTTGCTAAGTGCCACTTAAGCACACTCTATACTCATGAAAAGGGGCGCCTTTTTGCACAATTGGTGGACTTGCTGCAGTTCTATGAAGGCTTTGAGATCAACGATCACTCTGGAACACAGCTTAGTGATGATGATGTTTTGCAAGCTCATTATTCCCGTTTCCAAGCTTTTCAGCTGCTAGCATTTAAACAAGTGCCTAAG TTGCGAGACCTTGCCTTGTGTAATATTGGTTCAATTCATAAGCGTGCTGATTTAACAAAGAAGCTGCTTGTCTTGTCAGATGTGGAACTGCAAGATCTGGTTTGCAATAAG CTTAAAATAATTTCGGAGGAGGATCCATGCAGTGGAAGGCGTGATTTCCTTATTGAGGTCCTTGTTGCTTTTTTTGAGAAGCGCCAATCACAGAAAGAAGCAGTTAATGCACTTCCTCTTTATCCTAATGAACATATCATGTGGGATGAGAGCCTTGTTCCTAGCATCAATTATTCTGGAGAAGGCTGTCTTGCCTTACCAAAACTCAATCTCCAGTTTCTGACACTTCATGATTATTTGTTGAGGAATTTCAATCTCTTTCGTCTTGAATCAACATATGAAATTCGTGAAGATATTCAGGAAGCTGTTCCTCATCTACATGCTTATATCAATAATGAGGGAGACACTGGCTTTCGTGGATGGTCCAGGATGGCCGTTCCAATCAAGGAATTTAGGATCACACAAGTGAAGCAACCTAACATTGGTGAAGTTAAGCCTTCTGCTGTAACAGCTGATGTTACTTTTAGCATATCAAGCTACAGACCACAGATAAAATCTGAGTGGGATGGTTTGAAAGAGCATGACGTGTTATTTTTGTTGTCAATCCGCCCATCTTTTGAACCTCTTAGCTCTGAGGAAGATGCAAAATCAACTGTGCCTGAAAGGCTAGGATTGCAATATGTACGTGGATGTGAGGTTATTGAAATTCGTGATGAGGAAGGAGGACTCATGAATGACTATACAGGAAGGATAAAGAGAGATGAGTGGAAACCTCCCAAGGGTGAGATTCGTACAGTTAAAATTGCCTTAGATACAGCACAGTACCACATTGATGCTACTGAGGTAGCAGAGAAACATGGAGAAAATGTGTATGGCACATTTAATATTCTAATGAGAAGGAAACCCAAGGAGAATAACTTTAAAGCTATCCTGGAATCTATACGTGATCTAATGAATGAAACATGTATAGTTCCTGAATGGCTGCATAACATATTCTTGGGTTATGGAAATCCTTCTGCCGCGCAGTGGACAAACATGCCTGATCTTCTGGAAACTATCGATTTTAAGGACACTTTCCTTGATGCTGAGCATGTGGTGCAAAGCTTTCCAGCTTTCCAG GTCACATTTATCAATACTGATGGTACCGAAAACATGCATCCAAGCCCTCCCTTCAGGATTAAGTTGTCCAAGAAAATGAGGGAAATTAGTCATGCCTTGCCTGGCAATGTAAACTCCTCTGATATAACAAGCAAGAACAATATGGTCGATGATGAAGGGTCTAAGAAAGAAAAACTAAGGGTTGAGACTTACATTCCTGCTGATCCAGGGCCATATCCTCAAGATAAACCTAAACAGAACTCAGTGAGGTTTACACCCACTCAG ATTGGTGCTATAATATCTGGTATTCAACCTGGTTTGACAATGGTTGTTGGTCCTCCTGGTACGGGGAAGACAGATACAGCTGTGCAGATATTAAATGTTCTGTATCATAACTGTCCTTCACAAAGAACGCTGATTATTACCCATTCCAATCAAGCTTTGAATGACTTGTTCGAGAAGATAATGCAG AGGGATGTGCCCGCGAGGTACCTTCTTCGTCTTGGTCAGGGTGAGCAAGAGTTGGCAACTGATCTCGATTTTAGCCGTCAAGGTCGTGTCAATGCTATGCTGGTTCGGCGACTAGAGCTCCTTGGTGAGGTTGCAAAACTGGCAAGATCCCTTCATCTTCCTGAAGATGTGAGCTACACATGTGAAAATGCTGCATATTTTTGGTTATTACATGTTTACGCCCGCTGGGAACTATTCTTAGCTGCCTGTGCGCCAAACAAAGAGAATCCCACTTTTGTTAAAGACCGTTTTCCATTTTCCGAGTTCTTTTCGGATACCCCACAACCTATATTTACTGGTGAGTCATTCGAGAAAGATATGCATGCAGCCAAAGGTTGTTTCAAGCATCTTTCCACGATATTCCAAGAGCTGGAAGAGTGTAGGGCTTTTGAGTTACTAAAGTCAACAGCGGAGCGAGCAAATTATCTAATGACTAAACAAGCCAAGATTGTTGCCATGACTTGCACCCATGCAGCATTGAAGAGAAGAGACTTTCTTCAACTGGGTTTCAAATATGACAATTTGCTGATGGAAGAAAGTGCGCAGATATTGGAGATAGAAACTTTTATACCAACGCTCCTTCAGCGACAGGAAGATGGCCATGCTCGTCTCAAACGTTGCATTTTAATTGGTGATCACCATCAGTTACCGCCTGTTGTGAAGAACATGGCTTTTCAGAAGTACAGCCACATGGACCAGAGTCTCTTTACAAGGTTTGTTCGCCTTGGTGTGCCTTACATTGAACTCAATGCCCAGGGACGTGCCAGACCTAGTATTGCTGAACTTTATAACTGGAGATACAGAGAACTGGGAGATCTGCCTTATGTACGTGAGGAAGCTATATTCCATAAAGCTAATTCTGGATTCTCTTTTGAGTATCAGCTGGTTGATGTCCCTGATTACCGTGGCAGAGGCGAGTCTGCTCCTTCTCCTTGGTTCTACCAGAATGAAGGGGAGGCTGAGTATATTGTTAGTGTTTATATTTATATGCGTCTGATAGGATACCCTGCCAATAAGATTTCAATATTAACTACTTACAATGGTCAGAAGTTTCTTATCCGTGATGTTATCAACAGAAGATGCAAGCCATGGAACATTGAGCCACCTTGCAAG GTTACCACGGTGGACAAATTCCAGGGTCaacaaaatgattttattttattaTCTCTCGTCCGGACCCGATTTGTGGGCCATCTTCGTGATGTCAGAAGACTTATTGTGGCAATGTCTCGTGCTCGTCTGGGCTTGTATGTGTTCTGTCGCCGTTCCTTGTATGAACAGTGCTATGAATTGCAGCCAACATTCCAGCTTCTACTCCGAAGGCCAGATAAGCTTGCCTTGAATCTTGAAGAGTGCACCCCGTTTACAGAGCGACCTTTGGGAGAAGCTGGAAATATTCATTATATTACTGATGTTGAAGATATTGGACACCTAGTGAATTTCAGACTGGAACATCTTCGTCAG ATGCAATCAATGCAATATTTTGCACCTCATACAGAGGCTGTTTCAAACCCTCCTGAAACTGTCAATGGTGGGATAGTTTTGCCTAATACGAAGGAGGGCATGGAGGAAGAAAATGGCGACGCGTCTGCTGTGTTAAACAATGACAAGATGGATGAAGATACTGCTGAGGCAAAGGATGACATGATGCAGGAAGCAAGTAAGATGGATGAAGGTAATGTTGAGGCAGGTGATGTGGCTATCGAAGACAAGATGGTGGAAGAAAGTGCTGATGAGGCTAAGGACAAGATGGTAGAAGGAAGTGCTGATGTGGTTATCGAGGACAAGATGGTGGAAGGAAGTGCTGATGAGACCAAGGACAAGAAAGAGGAAGAAAAGGCTGCTGAGGCTAAGGACAAGATGGAGGATGGAAATCCTATGTCAGAGGACTTGTAG